Proteins encoded within one genomic window of Dyadobacter chenhuakuii:
- a CDS encoding phosphoribosylpyrophosphate synthetase: MEPYVTLTESLNELRNQGYSEDFNLRQNCLECRNGQFKIFTDDFKVDKFIRFEGDSNPSDAAVLYAISSDVHQIKGVLVNGYGIYSESITDEMLRKLDIRS, from the coding sequence ATGGAGCCATATGTAACGCTAACTGAAAGTTTGAATGAGTTGCGCAACCAAGGATATTCGGAGGACTTCAACCTTCGACAAAACTGCCTTGAGTGCCGTAACGGGCAGTTCAAAATATTTACCGATGACTTTAAAGTGGATAAATTCATTCGGTTTGAAGGGGACAGTAACCCCTCGGATGCAGCCGTGCTATATGCGATATCATCCGATGTTCATCAAATAAAAGGTGTGCTGGTAAACGGCTATGGTATTTACAGCGAATCAATAACGGACGAAATGCTGCGTAAGCTAGATATACGAAGCTAA
- a CDS encoding amidohydrolase, with protein MFNKLSVKLQTVMGKSANGNSKSLAKLIPLLILIYVSLTAIGQTPKQTKANSSALTAIESKIRDKTTAIESKLIGWRRDIHQNPELGDQEERTSKLVAEHLRTLGIEVQTGVGGTGVVGILKGGKPGKLVALRADMDALAVKEPAGLPFASKATSQINGKTEYLMHACGHDAHTAMLMAAAEVLASMKSELTGSVMFIFQPAEEGSSVVEPGTGKSWGAKRMLEDGMFKKNKPDAVFALHVHPGKSGQIDYKSGPATASSDVLNITVSGQQGHGGMPWNTIDPVVASAYVIAGLQSVVSRRADLTKSPAVISVGMIHGGSSQNVIPDTVKMVGTIRSYDPEARKQLHTDIKQAAEHIAEGTYARAQVDILPMYDVTDNNDALAKQMLPVLKRVAEAGVVPGSLQGASEDFSYFAKEVPGLYIFLGVTPEGEDPAKAAPNHNPKFFVDEKALVVGTRAMAAMAVNFLMSGSPN; from the coding sequence ATGTTTAACAAGTTAAGTGTAAAGCTGCAAACGGTTATGGGCAAATCAGCAAACGGAAACAGCAAGAGCTTGGCTAAGCTCATCCCCCTTCTGATACTTATTTACGTATCACTGACTGCCATCGGGCAAACTCCCAAGCAGACCAAGGCAAATTCATCAGCTCTAACTGCAATTGAAAGCAAGATCCGCGACAAGACGACGGCCATCGAGTCCAAGTTGATCGGCTGGCGCCGGGATATACATCAAAATCCGGAACTGGGAGATCAGGAAGAACGCACTTCAAAACTGGTTGCAGAACACCTTCGCACCCTGGGAATTGAAGTTCAGACAGGAGTGGGCGGCACAGGGGTCGTAGGCATATTGAAAGGCGGGAAGCCGGGAAAGTTGGTTGCCCTGCGGGCTGACATGGACGCTTTGGCCGTTAAGGAGCCCGCCGGATTACCATTCGCTTCAAAAGCCACATCCCAAATAAACGGAAAGACTGAATACCTTATGCATGCCTGTGGGCATGACGCACATACGGCTATGCTAATGGCGGCAGCCGAAGTTCTTGCAAGCATGAAAAGTGAGCTAACAGGTTCAGTAATGTTCATATTCCAGCCTGCCGAAGAAGGCTCAAGCGTTGTAGAGCCAGGGACGGGCAAAAGCTGGGGGGCCAAACGGATGCTTGAAGACGGCATGTTTAAGAAAAACAAACCGGATGCAGTATTCGCACTACACGTTCACCCCGGCAAGTCAGGACAGATTGATTACAAGAGTGGACCAGCCACAGCCAGCAGCGACGTGCTGAATATTACTGTCAGCGGGCAGCAGGGCCATGGAGGTATGCCATGGAACACAATTGACCCGGTAGTAGCCTCGGCATACGTAATAGCCGGCTTACAATCCGTTGTTAGTCGACGCGCTGACCTGACGAAGTCGCCGGCCGTTATTTCAGTGGGGATGATCCATGGCGGGTCCAGCCAGAATGTGATTCCGGACACTGTAAAAATGGTTGGCACCATCCGTTCATATGACCCTGAGGCACGCAAGCAACTTCATACTGATATTAAGCAGGCTGCTGAGCACATTGCGGAAGGAACCTATGCGAGGGCGCAGGTTGACATTTTGCCTATGTATGATGTCACAGACAACAATGATGCCCTGGCTAAACAGATGCTGCCAGTACTGAAGCGCGTTGCCGAAGCCGGCGTGGTACCCGGGTCGTTGCAGGGGGCCTCGGAGGATTTTTCTTACTTTGCCAAAGAAGTGCCGGGTCTGTATATTTTTCTCGGTGTTACGCCCGAAGGTGAGGATCCTGCCAAAGCTGCCCCAAACCATAATCCCAAATTCTTTGTCGATGAAAAAGCATTGGTAGTAGGTACAAGGGCAATGGCGGCAATGGCCGTTAATTTCTTAATGAGCGGATCACCCAACTAA
- a CDS encoding glucose 1-dehydrogenase, with the protein MKNFENKTIIITGAAMGLGLAVAKELAMRGANLTLVDYNQQSLSEAKDEISRDFPDNKIITVVADVSQEAAVKGYVDETINQFGRIDGLYNNAGIEGKQASITEYDLDTFKKVIDINLMGVYYAMRYVIPYMQNQKYGRIVNVASVGGIRGVLNQTPYVATKHAVSGMTKSAALEYAKDGINTNAIAPGAILTPMVAEAFKQVNPEDPKAAESEYAKANPTKRLGLPEEVAKVVAFLLSDECSYVNGQILAIDGGQSNSYGNV; encoded by the coding sequence ATGAAAAATTTTGAAAACAAGACAATTATCATTACGGGTGCCGCAATGGGGCTTGGTCTAGCAGTCGCAAAGGAACTTGCTATGAGAGGAGCTAATCTCACACTTGTTGACTACAATCAGCAAAGTCTTTCCGAGGCTAAGGATGAGATCAGCAGAGATTTCCCGGATAACAAAATCATTACTGTTGTGGCGGATGTTTCCCAGGAAGCTGCCGTAAAAGGTTACGTTGATGAAACAATTAATCAGTTTGGCCGTATTGATGGGCTGTATAACAATGCCGGAATTGAAGGCAAGCAAGCCAGTATCACAGAATATGACCTAGACACCTTTAAAAAAGTAATCGATATAAATCTTATGGGAGTGTACTACGCGATGCGCTATGTTATTCCTTACATGCAAAACCAAAAGTATGGCAGGATCGTAAATGTAGCATCCGTCGGAGGAATAAGGGGTGTTTTAAATCAAACCCCGTATGTAGCAACAAAACATGCAGTGTCAGGCATGACAAAAAGTGCAGCGCTTGAATATGCGAAAGACGGCATCAATACAAACGCAATTGCTCCGGGAGCCATACTGACACCTATGGTTGCGGAAGCTTTTAAACAGGTAAACCCTGAGGATCCGAAAGCTGCTGAATCAGAATATGCTAAGGCCAATCCTACAAAACGGCTTGGCCTGCCCGAAGAAGTGGCGAAGGTAGTGGCGTTTCTTTTAAGCGACGAATGTTCCTATGTAAATGGGCAGATTCTTGCTATTGATGGGGGGCAGTCAAACAGTTATGGCAATGTTTAA
- a CDS encoding MCP four helix bundle domain-containing protein: MKWSFVIRQKVKAAVVLAGILVVIMLASLSTNQTIQVMDQSLESVFVDRLQPAVDLVFLSENLYNRRLLVQGYLTDSSSISTGEPVKTSGIDNSERNRLISSFEKTSLTALEAKKLSYFKDRLKAYDRLENSVLQLISRNRHQEAGLLFGDQGAIIFREAVSTLHSIAQIQSDAGKKTIKSAHGQAAGGLINISLLLAVCIVIGLVILNLLKNQSLVDQKSETFHLN; this comes from the coding sequence ATGAAATGGTCTTTTGTAATACGACAAAAAGTTAAAGCGGCAGTAGTACTTGCCGGTATTTTAGTAGTGATAATGCTTGCTTCTCTCAGTACGAATCAGACGATACAGGTTATGGATCAAAGTCTGGAATCTGTATTTGTTGACCGTTTACAACCAGCTGTTGATCTTGTGTTTTTGAGCGAAAACCTATATAACAGACGGCTTCTGGTGCAAGGGTATTTAACCGATTCATCCTCCATCTCGACAGGAGAACCGGTTAAAACCTCAGGTATTGACAATTCCGAGCGCAACCGTCTGATCAGTAGCTTTGAGAAGACTTCATTGACTGCTTTGGAAGCAAAAAAACTTTCCTATTTTAAAGATCGATTGAAAGCTTATGATAGGCTCGAAAATTCCGTTCTACAACTTATCAGTAGAAATCGCCATCAAGAGGCCGGACTTTTGTTTGGAGATCAGGGAGCAATTATTTTCCGGGAAGCTGTTTCAACTCTTCATTCTATTGCTCAAATACAGTCCGATGCGGGTAAAAAGACAATAAAAAGCGCCCACGGGCAAGCAGCAGGAGGGCTGATCAATATTTCTCTTTTACTTGCAGTCTGTATTGTAATAGGACTCGTTATTTTAAACCTACTTAAAAACCAAAGTCTGGTTGATCAAAAATCAGAGACGTTCCATTTAAACTAG
- a CDS encoding YidH family protein produces the protein MSIEKDSNPSAFTPNDHLANERTYLAWLRTGIGIMAFGFVVVKFSLFVKQLGFVLQTQVATPSHAYSAIIGIFLVVLGMLAILFAFLQYRRTDKQLKTGRYKPTTLLTTILTGVILVISILLIAYLLLSV, from the coding sequence ATGAGTATAGAAAAAGATAGCAATCCATCAGCATTTACGCCTAATGATCATCTGGCTAATGAACGGACTTACCTTGCTTGGTTAAGGACAGGGATCGGCATTATGGCCTTTGGATTTGTGGTTGTAAAGTTTTCACTGTTTGTAAAACAGCTTGGTTTCGTGCTGCAAACACAAGTTGCTACGCCTTCGCATGCATATTCAGCCATTATTGGGATTTTTTTGGTCGTCCTAGGTATGCTTGCCATTTTGTTTGCCTTTTTGCAGTACCGTAGGACTGATAAGCAACTTAAAACCGGGCGGTATAAACCAACAACTTTATTGACCACCATTCTTACCGGAGTCATTTTAGTCATCAGTATTCTATTAATTGCTTATCTACTGCTAAGCGTGTGA
- a CDS encoding RrF2 family transcriptional regulator — translation MFFSKTCEYAIRAVIFVAQKSEGGRKVGIKEVAAGIDSPEHFIAKILQELSKRELIQSSKGPNGGFYVDSIARSNTLADIVRAIDGEKIFKGCGLGLKSCSETKPCPLHNDFKEIRTKMHRTLQSATIGEFNENLNLGLSYIKER, via the coding sequence ATGTTTTTTTCAAAAACGTGCGAATATGCAATAAGAGCGGTCATTTTTGTTGCCCAGAAGTCAGAAGGAGGCAGGAAAGTGGGTATTAAAGAAGTTGCGGCTGGTATTGATTCACCGGAACACTTCATTGCAAAAATTCTTCAGGAACTCAGCAAACGTGAGCTCATACAATCCAGTAAAGGTCCAAATGGCGGCTTTTATGTTGACAGCATTGCCCGGAGCAATACACTGGCCGATATTGTCAGGGCGATTGACGGGGAAAAAATATTTAAGGGCTGCGGGCTTGGGTTAAAAAGTTGCTCTGAAACAAAGCCTTGCCCACTGCACAACGATTTTAAAGAAATCAGAACAAAAATGCATCGCACGTTACAGTCTGCGACGATCGGGGAGTTTAATGAAAATTTGAACTTAGGGCTGAGCTACATTAAAGAAAGATAA
- a CDS encoding cbb3-type cytochrome c oxidase subunit I: MLSVGIVALVMALGVLFIAVLIKNVVQHDLINKINPGRQDYSRYLHNLNSQQISLLLDRMGKKQHLGVIALAMLSLVSFPSHAQSSQPTADSLLSQGGILITIVLISIPVLAGAIFLFIKITDTLNRYRNQQRVAEAGRVAVYLGGIEGEDLAETLQRRKDALDFVLSHNELSGALTANDHKGLINNVEHEASLPFVARKRKAHVRPKVDPQLSRLVTWFIITATFWLVFGTTVGEYIGIKFVAPDADQFSWLSFGRLRPVHTNAVFWGWASLAMLGLGNYVVPRVSNTKLFSIKLGWYTLILINTAVVLGTLSLMAGINNGGGEYREYIWPVMLLFGIGLLLTLINYFKTVASRTTKEIYISNWYIVSSVIFGIVIAVVAYVPVWQNGLGETIIQGYYMHQGVGMWFMLFTLGIVYYFLPQQLNKPIYSYSLGILAFWTQILFYTLIGTHHFVFSAIPWWLQTVAIVGSVGMIIPVVAGTTNFLLTFKGAWYKITDSYTLPFFLTGILFYFTGSLQGTAEAFRSTNLLWHFTDFTVAHSHLTMYGIICFLLWAGIYALMPRITGQEPPQITVGAHFWLALIGLLFYTIPLMYGSTMRGLMWMEAKPFIDSVSFMAPFWLWRAIGGSLMWLSHLFFAYNLYRMMVSPGTVDIKETAFEKLKSIDHVS; encoded by the coding sequence ATGCTATCGGTAGGAATCGTTGCATTGGTGATGGCCCTAGGTGTGCTTTTCATTGCGGTCCTGATCAAAAACGTTGTTCAACATGATCTGATTAATAAAATCAACCCGGGTAGACAGGATTATTCAAGATATCTCCATAACCTGAATAGCCAACAGATCTCTTTGCTGCTCGACCGGATGGGGAAAAAGCAGCATTTAGGGGTTATTGCGCTCGCTATGCTTAGTTTGGTAAGTTTTCCTTCACACGCACAGTCGAGCCAACCAACTGCTGACTCGCTGCTGAGCCAGGGAGGTATTTTAATTACCATTGTCCTGATATCAATCCCTGTGCTGGCAGGCGCTATCTTCTTATTTATCAAGATCACCGACACATTAAACAGGTATAGAAACCAGCAGCGCGTGGCAGAGGCCGGGCGTGTGGCAGTATATCTGGGGGGTATTGAAGGTGAGGATCTTGCAGAAACACTGCAACGAAGAAAAGATGCGCTGGATTTTGTATTGAGTCATAATGAACTGTCGGGCGCATTAACGGCCAACGATCATAAAGGGCTGATCAACAATGTAGAGCATGAGGCATCACTTCCATTTGTGGCACGTAAAAGAAAGGCGCACGTTCGCCCGAAAGTAGACCCGCAACTTTCCAGGCTTGTCACCTGGTTCATCATCACTGCGACATTCTGGCTTGTTTTTGGAACGACGGTAGGGGAATATATTGGGATAAAATTTGTTGCGCCGGATGCAGACCAATTCAGCTGGCTGAGCTTTGGGCGATTGCGGCCGGTCCATACCAATGCCGTTTTCTGGGGCTGGGCATCACTGGCAATGCTGGGGTTAGGTAACTATGTCGTGCCCAGGGTCAGCAATACAAAACTATTCAGTATAAAACTCGGATGGTACACATTGATCCTGATTAATACGGCGGTGGTACTGGGCACATTGTCTTTGATGGCTGGAATCAATAATGGGGGCGGGGAGTACCGGGAGTACATATGGCCAGTCATGCTGCTTTTTGGCATTGGGCTTCTGCTAACATTGATCAATTACTTCAAGACAGTCGCCAGCCGCACTACGAAGGAGATCTATATTTCAAACTGGTACATTGTCTCTTCGGTGATTTTTGGAATTGTGATCGCGGTGGTTGCATATGTGCCTGTTTGGCAAAATGGGCTGGGTGAAACGATCATTCAAGGCTATTACATGCACCAGGGTGTTGGAATGTGGTTCATGCTGTTTACGCTCGGGATCGTTTACTACTTCCTGCCCCAGCAGCTCAATAAACCGATCTATTCGTATAGCCTTGGTATACTTGCTTTTTGGACCCAGATCCTTTTTTATACACTTATTGGTACCCATCATTTTGTTTTCAGTGCGATTCCCTGGTGGCTTCAAACGGTCGCCATCGTGGGCAGTGTGGGCATGATCATTCCGGTAGTGGCAGGTACGACCAATTTCCTGTTGACCTTCAAAGGCGCGTGGTACAAGATCACCGACAGTTATACGCTTCCGTTCTTTTTAACGGGTATCCTTTTTTACTTTACCGGTTCCTTGCAGGGAACTGCCGAAGCCTTCCGGTCTACCAATCTGCTTTGGCATTTCACTGATTTTACTGTCGCCCATTCCCATTTGACGATGTATGGCATTATCTGCTTTTTGCTCTGGGCAGGGATTTATGCACTTATGCCCCGTATTACCGGGCAGGAGCCGCCGCAGATCACGGTTGGCGCGCACTTTTGGCTGGCGTTGATCGGGCTTTTGTTTTACACGATACCGTTGATGTACGGCAGTACCATGCGCGGGTTGATGTGGATGGAAGCCAAACCTTTTATTGACTCGGTCAGCTTTATGGCGCCGTTTTGGCTCTGGCGGGCGATTGGGGGAAGCCTGATGTGGCTCTCACACCTGTTTTTTGCCTATAATCTTTACAGGATGATGGTCTCACCGGGCACAGTTGATATTAAGGAAACGGCATTTGAAAAGCTGAAATCTATTGATCACGTGTCCTGA
- a CDS encoding cbb3-type cytochrome c oxidase subunit II, with translation MDFFDNHNKLFGAAFLLFIGLTAFVAVLPAIDNEQNNAPLPSAVPLSEAAIRGKALYVSNGCVACHTQQVRNVDMDKVWGQRPGLAADYASNRRTDFWRNTATLMGTERTGPDLTSIGSRQPSREWNLVHLYNPRIVIKQSIMPAYPWLFESKSEPAKEDVVVNVPDAFQRQGMTLVATQDALDLVAYLQSLKQAELPGATGAPAFLYAKDEQKTESTDQSMQANSETSENGQMLYATHCQACHQENGEGLKGAFPPLKGSTVVLDKDPSLIVNIVMRGYDARQEYGAMPAVGANADLSPEQIAAIINHERSSWGNNAPNVTVQQVEQIVQKIKEMPVQ, from the coding sequence ATGGATTTCTTCGATAATCATAACAAACTATTTGGCGCTGCTTTCCTGCTCTTTATCGGCTTAACAGCTTTCGTGGCCGTATTGCCTGCCATTGATAATGAGCAGAACAATGCGCCGCTGCCAAGTGCAGTGCCGCTCAGTGAGGCGGCGATCAGGGGAAAGGCATTGTATGTCTCCAATGGATGCGTGGCCTGCCATACCCAGCAGGTCCGCAATGTGGACATGGATAAGGTTTGGGGCCAGCGGCCAGGGCTGGCGGCAGACTATGCTTCAAATCGCCGCACGGATTTCTGGCGTAATACCGCCACGCTGATGGGTACTGAGCGGACCGGGCCCGACCTAACCTCGATCGGAAGCCGGCAGCCCAGCCGGGAATGGAACCTGGTGCATTTATACAACCCGCGTATTGTGATCAAGCAGTCCATTATGCCGGCATATCCCTGGCTGTTCGAAAGTAAATCCGAGCCGGCAAAAGAGGATGTGGTTGTAAATGTTCCTGATGCGTTTCAAAGACAAGGGATGACTCTGGTAGCAACTCAGGATGCGCTGGACCTGGTCGCTTATTTACAATCATTGAAACAGGCCGAGCTCCCTGGCGCAACGGGCGCCCCTGCATTTTTATATGCAAAAGATGAACAGAAAACAGAAAGTACGGACCAGTCAATGCAAGCCAATTCTGAAACTTCCGAAAATGGCCAGATGCTTTACGCCACCCATTGTCAGGCATGCCACCAGGAAAACGGAGAAGGTTTGAAAGGCGCTTTTCCACCTTTGAAAGGTAGTACGGTTGTGCTCGATAAAGATCCATCATTAATTGTAAACATCGTGATGCGGGGCTATGACGCCCGCCAGGAATATGGGGCAATGCCCGCTGTGGGAGCGAATGCAGATTTAAGTCCGGAGCAAATAGCCGCCATTATAAACCACGAGCGCAGCAGTTGGGGCAACAATGCGCCCAACGTAACGGTGCAACAAGTAGAGCAGATTGTGCAGAAAATCAAGGAAATGCCTGTGCAATAG
- a CDS encoding cytochrome C, which produces MEDKSTVFLFLDQDQTPIAEFLSPVNFELDTRKMVDGKHELKIISKDPTGKEGIRIIPFEVKNGPAIAVEGIAENAVVDGIVPLMINAYGKGDQKRFLITGSETPQSIPAWIWILLIGFLGWSIYYLIRYINLVTI; this is translated from the coding sequence ATGGAAGATAAAAGCACAGTTTTTCTTTTCCTGGATCAGGACCAAACGCCCATCGCTGAGTTTCTCTCCCCTGTGAATTTTGAGCTGGATACCCGTAAAATGGTGGATGGCAAGCATGAGTTGAAAATTATCAGTAAAGACCCGACGGGCAAAGAAGGTATCCGGATCATTCCTTTTGAGGTAAAGAACGGGCCTGCCATTGCCGTTGAAGGTATCGCCGAGAATGCAGTGGTGGATGGGATAGTCCCATTAATGATCAATGCATATGGAAAAGGGGACCAAAAGCGGTTTCTGATTACCGGAAGTGAAACACCCCAGAGCATTCCGGCCTGGATCTGGATCCTGCTCATCGGCTTTTTAGGGTGGTCGATCTATTACCTTATCCGATACATTAACTTGGTAACTATTTGA
- a CDS encoding group III truncated hemoglobin: MKTKQEILDIDDIKLLVDSFYAKVRADALLSPVFNERISDNWPQHMEKMYKFWQTVLLKEHTYYGSPFTPHAILQVDHTHFEKWMDLFVGTIDELFIGEKAQEAKFRAEKMAEMFEYKIKYYQSYPSRVIL, translated from the coding sequence ATGAAAACAAAACAAGAGATACTCGACATTGACGATATCAAGCTTTTGGTAGATTCTTTTTACGCAAAGGTCAGGGCGGATGCATTATTATCACCCGTTTTTAACGAGCGGATCAGCGATAACTGGCCGCAGCATATGGAAAAAATGTACAAGTTCTGGCAGACAGTGCTTTTAAAGGAGCATACTTATTATGGAAGCCCGTTTACACCGCATGCGATATTACAGGTTGACCACACTCATTTTGAAAAATGGATGGATTTATTTGTCGGGACCATTGATGAACTGTTTATCGGCGAGAAAGCCCAGGAAGCAAAGTTCAGGGCGGAGAAAATGGCGGAAATGTTTGAATATAAAATCAAGTACTACCAAAGCTATCCATCCCGTGTGATTTTATGA